In a single window of the Gemmatimonadales bacterium genome:
- a CDS encoding enoyl-CoA hydratase/isomerase family protein, which yields QDTKTAKRLVDVTKQDGIAIVALNDPPANTYTYEMNRQLDEAILDARMDDEVYVIVLRGAGNKFFSAGANISMLNSVTPQFKYYFCLHANEMLNRLEHTPKLVIAALNGHTVGGGLEIAMAADIRIARKEAGKIGLPEVTLGVLPGTGGTQRLSRIVGKSRAIEMMVTGQTFSFERAQEIGLVNEVWDGKPEEWWERVLLYAKQFCPPNKASKAVGNIKRAVCSGLEVPFESALAIERELQQLLFQSQDAKEGIGAYVEKRVPTFKGK from the coding sequence CGCAGGACACGAAGACGGCGAAGCGGCTGGTGGACGTCACCAAGCAGGACGGGATCGCCATCGTGGCGCTGAACGACCCGCCGGCCAACACCTACACCTACGAGATGAACCGGCAGCTCGACGAGGCGATTCTCGACGCGCGGATGGACGACGAGGTGTACGTGATCGTCCTGCGCGGCGCCGGCAACAAGTTCTTCTCGGCGGGCGCCAACATCAGCATGCTCAACTCGGTCACGCCGCAGTTCAAGTACTACTTCTGCCTCCACGCCAACGAGATGCTCAACCGGCTGGAGCACACGCCCAAGCTGGTGATCGCGGCGCTGAATGGCCACACCGTGGGCGGCGGGCTCGAGATCGCGATGGCCGCGGACATCCGGATCGCCCGCAAGGAGGCCGGCAAGATCGGCCTGCCCGAGGTCACCCTGGGCGTGCTGCCCGGCACGGGCGGGACGCAGCGCCTGTCGCGGATCGTGGGCAAGAGCCGCGCGATCGAGATGATGGTCACCGGGCAGACGTTCTCGTTCGAGCGGGCGCAGGAGATCGGCCTGGTCAACGAGGTGTGGGACGGCAAGCCGGAGGAGTGGTGGGAGCGGGTGCTGCTGTACGCCAAGCAGTTCTGCCCGCCCAACAAGGCGTCCAAGGCGGTCGGCAACATCAAGCGCGCGGTCTGCTCGGGCCTCGAGGTCCCCTTCGAGAGCGCGCTGGCCATCGAGCGCGAGCTGCAGCAGCTGCTGTTCCAGAGTCAGGACGCGAAGGAAGGCATCGGGGCGTACGTCGAGAAGCGCGTCCCGACCTTCAAGGGGAAGTAG
- a CDS encoding aldehyde dehydrogenase family protein produces the protein MRTDLYIGGAFAPAAGGRRFAVENPATEETLCQVAEAGADDVDRAVRAARACFESDGWQKLEPRRRGQMLAKAADLLESRAEEFARLETQQNGKPFFESKIDVAMTVETLRYYAGWADKITGATLPSGADAFIYTLKEPVGVVGAIVPWNFPLNLASWKFAPALAAGCTVVLKPASETPLTALLMAEVMEAAGFPAGAFNVIAGDGKTAGAALVRHPGVDKIAFTGSTAVGQGIMREAAATPKRVSLELGGKSPNVVFADADVAAAVRGAQNAIFYGKGEVCAAGSRLVVERSVHDQVVEQLAARAKKLVPGDPFEKTTRLGAVVSRKQQEVVLGYIEKGKAEGASLVAGGKSATVNGKGYYVEATVFDAVKPEMTIAREEIFGPVLAVLAFDDLEEGVALANQSMYGLAAGIWTRDLSKAHRVARAIRAGTVWVNTYNVYDSAAPFGGYKASGFGRDLGREGLEGYLETKTVWVGL, from the coding sequence GTGCGGACGGACCTCTACATCGGCGGGGCGTTCGCCCCCGCGGCCGGCGGCCGCCGCTTCGCGGTCGAGAACCCGGCCACGGAGGAGACGCTCTGCCAGGTAGCCGAGGCGGGCGCTGACGACGTGGACCGGGCGGTGCGGGCCGCGCGCGCCTGCTTCGAGTCCGACGGATGGCAGAAGCTGGAGCCGCGCCGCCGGGGCCAGATGCTCGCCAAGGCCGCCGACCTGCTGGAGTCGCGCGCCGAGGAGTTCGCCCGGCTCGAGACGCAGCAGAACGGCAAGCCGTTCTTCGAGTCGAAGATCGACGTGGCGATGACGGTCGAGACGCTGCGCTACTACGCGGGCTGGGCCGACAAGATCACCGGCGCCACGCTGCCCTCCGGCGCCGACGCCTTCATCTACACCCTGAAGGAGCCGGTCGGCGTCGTCGGCGCGATCGTGCCCTGGAACTTCCCCCTCAACCTCGCCAGCTGGAAGTTCGCGCCGGCCCTCGCCGCCGGCTGCACCGTGGTCCTCAAGCCCGCCTCGGAGACGCCGCTCACCGCCCTGCTGATGGCCGAGGTGATGGAGGCCGCCGGCTTCCCGGCGGGGGCCTTCAACGTGATCGCGGGCGACGGCAAGACGGCCGGGGCGGCCCTCGTCCGGCATCCCGGCGTGGACAAGATCGCCTTCACGGGCTCGACCGCCGTGGGCCAGGGCATCATGCGCGAGGCCGCCGCGACGCCGAAGCGCGTCTCGCTCGAGCTGGGCGGCAAGTCGCCCAACGTGGTGTTCGCCGACGCCGACGTCGCCGCCGCGGTCCGCGGCGCCCAGAACGCGATCTTCTACGGCAAGGGCGAGGTCTGCGCGGCCGGCTCGCGGCTGGTGGTGGAGCGCTCGGTGCACGACCAGGTCGTCGAGCAGCTGGCCGCGCGGGCGAAGAAGCTGGTGCCCGGCGACCCCTTCGAGAAGACGACCCGCCTGGGCGCGGTGGTCTCCCGGAAGCAGCAGGAGGTCGTCCTCGGCTACATCGAGAAGGGCAAGGCGGAGGGCGCGAGCCTGGTGGCCGGCGGGAAGAGCGCCACCGTGAACGGCAAGGGCTACTACGTCGAGGCGACGGTCTTCGACGCCGTGAAGCCGGAGATGACCATCGCCCGCGAGGAGATCTTCGGCCCCGTGCTCGCGGTGCTCGCGTTCGACGACCTCGAGGAAGGCGTCGCGCTCGCCAACCAGTCCATGTACGGGCTGGCAGCGGGAATCTGGACCAGGGACCTGAGCAAGGCGCACCGGGTCGCCCGGGCGATCCGGGCGGGCACCGTGTGGGTCAACACGTACAACGTGTACGACAGCGCGGCGCCGTTCGGCGGCTACAAGGCGTCCGGGTTCGGCCGCGACCTGGGCCGCGAGGGGCTGGAAGGGTACCTGGAGACCAAGACCGTTTGGGTGGGACTGTGA